TTCGACTGGGACGCATTTTACGAGGAGGAGCCAAAGGAccaggtaaaagaaaaaaaaatctatatcattTGATCATTCTGATTTAATCAGTGCTAGTGGTTTAAGCATTTCATGTGATAATGATCACACTCCTGCTTTCTGTAATCAGTGATCACACTTGTGctggtttattttgtgtgtgtggttaattGTGACACTTTTTGCAGTCTGCTTGTTTGCATTTGTGCTGTGGCCATCCACCACAGTGATGGTTTGTCAcaaggagaaaaaacaaaacaaaacaaaaagaaacgcTTGTGTTGTAGAGAAACAGAAATATAAGTTTTGCATTTCAACTGACCTGAATAAaccacttttttttcagaatcataCTAGTATTCATTTGAGGAtgatataaatacacaaaaacacacattaaatccTTTTACCTCACTCATCATATGCAATATGCAAGAGAAAAACTGAGTATAGTCAGGAAATATTTCCCTGTAATCACATGTGCTTTCCTGAAGCGTCTgtaaaaaaattcatattacCTGGAAAGCATAACGTTTTACTTCGATTGTTTTTTACAAGGGCACATAACGTTCTTGCATAGTCTTTACAGTTAGATTGTAATAGCTATATAAAAAGGTATTAACGTCTGAGATTGTAATATCAGGTTAGTCACACACCGTGTTTTGTACTCTAGCCTTCTAAGCCATAAAAGTCATTTGAATAGATGTCTAATAACCACCCATTTTGTTTGTGGCCCTGTTGCCATGATGTCACGTTTCATTGAGGATCCTGGATCAGGTTCCATGCAATGCTGTGGTCGCCATGGTGATTATGTGATTTTCATGGAGGTTGATCTTGGTGATGGCCTGGGTTATATTTCAATGTTTGGTAACTTGAGCTAAAGTAATAATTTCACTCTCAACGTGAGGTCACATTTATTGTTGCGcagcaaaatttcaaaatcaaaacaatatgaATCCGTGTCATCGTGATCTTCATCTTAATCTGAGAACGAAATTTTTTTGCTtatgttcaagttggtcacacaaATTTGCCGCATTTGCAAACAGAAGGCTGCTTAGTTTGATAGTATGTGAGAAGTCATTCATGTATTGCTACACTGGACAATGgaactattatttttttgcttttgaaataCCGAAAATTTTGAAATTTAGATGTGCTGGGTTTGAAGAGATATCATAACAAAGTTTGAAAGTCCTATTAACTTgcattgttaaaatgttttgcattcaaTGTGTAACCAACAATGATTGACAGAAATATTTGCACACTGTGGTTGCAGTTGgtcttttttcatgcatttttttgctTACTGAATTGTGACGTTCTCAAACTGAATCCtgtgcacatgaaaaaaaaaaaacctttgatgaAGTGTATGATTCATGCAAAACCTAAGCTtacctaaaacaaaacaattgttttgCTGCTTTAGTGAACGCtgacattttctttagaaaattcAAATCTGTATAGCTTAAGTTATTGTTAAGTAAAGTTAATGATACTACGCAGTGGCTGTGCTTGTGTTGGTGTCCCTGCTTTGTATTAGTCTGTGCTATGTTTGGGGAATATGAATCCACAGGGCTTTCCCTCCAGCAATGAACTTGAGGGTAGTGTCTATTATTAGCATTAGTCCACCGACTGTATCCCCCTTATATCATGAAAGTCAATAGAGGCTTTTCACTGTAAGCTTTCTATATGAAAATCTTTTCAGTAGTACTTTTTGAGGCAATAAATTTGTTCTTGATGGCTAGATATCGTTTATAATATAGGTCTGAAAAGAAAGCTTGATTCCTTGGTCCTCTTTGAGGCTACAGGGGTCTGCTAACAATTTGCAGTGGGCTCCTCCTCCATGGCCTTATTTAAGGGTGGAATGTGAGTAGAATTTTTCACAGTGGAGTATACAAACCTCTGAACAGATTAACAAATCCTGATGACCACTTTAGAAGACTGCACGGATGACTAATGAAACATATTAACTACTACTAAAGTTCAAGCACACACGTAAAGACCTACTTGTCTTCCTCGTCACATATTGACCAACTGTTCTTATTgagctgttctttttttatactctttatttaaaagatttaacaaatatttgtactaattatataataaacatatatgtttttaggaaatcaatgcttttattcaggcattaaattcatcaaaagcaACAATAAAAGATTTGACATGGATACATTGAATAaaatcttttgaactttttataattttttttatttttattaattatttacagccaacaaaaataaaaaacagcacatcatataaaaaaaaaaaaaaaaaaaaaaaaataaaaaaattatatatacactgtatatatatatatatatatatatatatatatatatatatatataataatattatattaataatataaatgtagtgttttttatttttctaattttaatcaaatacatgaagttttggtgaacataagagacttctttcaaaaatattaaaatcataataatatatttaattttatgcaactattttacaaaaaagaaaaaaaaaaatgtagtattggctgatttagttttttattattcaccAAAAAACTAGTCCTATAAACTGATGAAACTACATCAAAGCAGATGTCAGTGCAATCATTATACTTGTGAAAGCAGTCTGCTGAGTCCAGTTGGTGGTCAGAATGGAATTTGGTAGATTGCCAGCTGTGCACTCATTGAAGATCAGCCCTGTTTTTGAGAGTTAATGATTATGATGCTCTGAGTGTCTGCTGCTGTTAaatcttttgttgtgtttgtttgtgtgtgtgtgtgttgtctcacACAGGTCTTTTCTTCATCTTGCCATGCACGGACAGCTTTATCAATGTGGATATGCGCACCATCACCTTTGATATCCCCCCTCAGGAGgtgagatcacacacacaaacattaatccTCAACTTCAGCCTCTGTTTTAACACATGAACAGCATCAATATAAAGGTGAAGCATGTCATCATTACAGTGTTAATACATGTACCACACAGCTGAATGTACTGTGACTATAAGCAAATCATTTAGGATGACATCCTAAAAAGTGCAAACAGGTGGTTGGAGTTTTTGAGGAGCTTGTTTTGAAATTAAGTTTGCAGTTCCATATTGTACAATTATTGCTGCAGAGATTACATGActtaccttaaaataaaatattatctaaaataaaagatttttaatttttttttttatttttttattttattttttttgagagaagttgctcaccaagactgcatttatttgctcaaaaatatagtaaaatattgtgaaagattattcaaatttaaaataaatgttttctattttaatatattttaaaatataatttatgccaATCATTCTGAAATGCTGAATTGGTGCTTAATTATTATCAAGTATAATTAGTGCTTacttattaataatggttcttattattatcaattttgaaaacagtttttgattcttaatatttttgtggaaactgttatacaTCAAGATTCTtttaattgaaagttcaaaagaaaagcatttattagaaatagaaatcttttgtaacattataaatgaatttacTGTCACTcatgatcagtttaatgcatcttttccgattaaaagtattaatttctttcttttttttcaattttttttttttaattgcttagcccaaacattttaatggtagtgtatggtttccacaaaaatattaaacagcacaactgttttcaacattgataatagtaagaaatgtttcaaagTACTGATATgcaccaaatcaggatattagaatgatttttgaaggatcatgcgacaccaaagactggagtaatggctgcttaaaatacagctttgccatcacagtaaaaattcaaattcaaaaagaaaacagtttttttaaattgttatttctgttttgtttttgttttttttatgtgtgttttggtcaaataaatgcagaccttACAAGCACTAAAAAAGTACTCTAAAAAAGCTATGTGCATTCATCCTCACAGGTGCTGACAAAGGACTCTGTGACAGTGAGTGTAGATGGTGTAGTCTATTACCGTGTACAAAATGCAACGCTGGCAGTAGCGAACATCACCAACGCTGATGCAGCCACTCGTCTGCTGGCACAGACCACCCTGAGGAACGTGCTGGGTACAAAGAACCTGGCAGAGATCCTGTCTGACCGGGAGGAAATCGCCCACAGCATGCAGGTAACACACTACACAACACATACaaacattacaatacaaaacttttaaaggaatagatcacccaaaaataaaagtgagAGCATATTCTCTCTGGCCTAGACCTGATTCTGGCAGACGTTCTACATCTTTGGGCAGTGCATTCACCGTATCTCAGCCGAGATGCTGACTTATCCGGCTTGACTGTGCTGCTAGCTCCTTCCTCAGTTCGCACGTGGCCCGCCGTTCGCTCATTCCATCTGACATCCTTTAAAAAACTATGAGGAACATTCTTGATGACTGGCACACTTGGCACAGTGCTTCAAACATGAGGAACACTAGGCATGAGGAATCTCTGTGAAGAAGTGTTTAGATttgactctgtttttttttctttagtccaCACTAGATGATGCCACAGATGACTGGGGTATTAAAGTGGAACGTGTGGAGATTAAGGATGTCAAACTGCCCCTGCAGCTCCAGAGGGCCATGGCGGCTGAGGCTGAAGCAACCAGAGAGGCCAGAGCTAAGGTAACATGCTTTTGATATTTAGTAAGTGCCGCTATTACTCATTTCATGTGGAAAGTGGTTAGACAATCATAACAGATGCCTTTTATTTAAAGGTAAacatattaatttagtttaactctgagggaaaaaatattaatatttcagaatataacagtttgtattgtatttttttatcacataaatgcagccttggtgagctatATATAGGTCAGAACACTAAAAGTCTGGTGCATTATTTACCCTtgttacacactcactcactcactctctctctcacacacacacacacacacacacacacacacagacacacacaaacacaaacattacaaactacacacacacacacaggatactCTTAGATAATGTTCATTATGTGGATGGATGTAAAAAGATTTTGCTGGCAAACACATATTAATCATCCTCTCATGTACATGCATGTACATACTGTAGACCAAATTATTGGAATGCAAATGTTCACTGCTCTGAGGCAAGACCACCGCAATACTCTCATAGGAAACCGGAAGTGACAACTCCTTTcctgtttctgtgtgtatttccCACTATTTGTCTATTGATTTATGTGAGAGcctgtatttttacatttccagCTGTATATGCCCTGTTGAGCAGGTGTATTGCTGTCCTTAAAAATGTTCATGAGAGCACATCCCCTCAGAAGAACATGGGAAAGGaagtttaatgattttatttttggtgcACAATTATTCTTCCATGCTTAGTTCAgatacaacaaaaatgttttcttcaaaTCAATGCCCCAGCCTACATCAGCCACACAGAGAAAAGTGGGAAACCACTGTCCTGGTTAGTAAAAAGTTTAAACCTCTCAGTGTTAACTATGTAAGTACAGTAGGtgtttagcagacacttttaaatgaagtaaCGTACAGCACTGGAACTCAGATGATGTCAAAGGCTGTGCCTTTAGTCAAACTCTGTGCTATTTTGGCacaaattcatctgtcactttGTACAAATATAGACAGCAATATTAGCCAGATGCCAGTATAGACAGGTTGTGTGGCAACACTTGAACTTTTAAAAACCAGAAAACCAAGGTTTGCTAGACAAAAAGAAACCTGACCCAAACTATAATTAAGTCATAGttgaaccaaaaatgaaaattctgtcatccacTCACACTCAAATTATTCCACACCTCTATGAGTTTATTTCTCCTGTTGAGCACAGAAGAAGACATTTAGAAGAATTTGGTGACTAAACAGTTgatagtagccattgacttccatagtatggacaaaaataattggaacaatttgaggctgagtaaatgatgacagaatttaaacttttgggtgaactatcccttcaaacatagatagacagatagatagatagatagatagatagatagatagatagatagatagatagatacagatagataggAAATTCaatgagtagatgagtttgtttcttcattaggacagatttggggaaatttaccattacatcactaatggatccactgcagtgaacgAGTGcggtcagaatcagagtccaaacagctgataaaagcatcacaatgatccacaagtaatctacacagCTTCAGAGAGTaagaagcaaatccatcattaagccattttaactttaaaggggtggttgatccACTTTTTTTtgaaggcttgattgtgtttatggggtgcagagTAATGTGTTCATGATTAATTTTTTGTTAagcattattttcacatattttacacctTTGTTTCTCTTCTCCTCAAAACGGTATGTTGATTTCCTGGTTCTCTGAAGCCCCTCCTTCAGAAATACGCagtgggctcagattggttaactggcccagtgtgttgtgattcactAACCGCCTATTGCACATTGTCCGGAAACAGCACACCCCTCACCACTGCGGGGTAGTTGCAAGTGCTCTggtgtattgtaaacaatgacgtcAATATTGCCTTATCAACTTGAGCGTGAATCAAACCCTGAGAATATTATTGAAGATGATCGAGCAGAACCTGTGTAAGCACGCTCTTACAGAATGTTTCAGAATGgtacagtatgttttttgtttgtagttgtctcatactttttatgctgttttttgtaattgCTACTGCTCTTTGTTTACTTTTgatatacggttttatcctgattataGCACAATACGTGTAAAGTTTTGGCTTATGAACAAAATCTAGTGTACCAGCATTGAACATGCGTAGATTGAGCAAGCAGTGCTccgtaaaatgtgcagcacagagCGCTATAATGGTATTGTAATTTTCAGGaaccaaattaaaaatacatttgaaccatttttaattttaaccaaCAAAGAGGCCCTGCAATCGGGgtgaaaataacagcatttcGACAGCATGGCAACAACCACAACTACCACAACTCtacctcttctctaaagcagccaAACATGGCCAAACATGTTGTACATTCCAGGGGGTGGGGTTTATGTAGATTTTAGGATTAGTGAAGTCAGAAACCCAGGAAGAAGCTCATTGAAGTCCCTGCcagccttcttttttttttttttgtagtccttaaacagagatttctttcaaataaaatatctccctttgcacTGAACTTTGAGTGTAGTAACTTTGCAGACGTTTATGctctaacagcaacattacacactaactaaagttaaaaaagtgaaatcttaatcaaccacccctttaaactGAAGCTTGTAACCAAAATACAAGTCTGTAATCTAagataacgcttcctccagtgaaaacgtccatttcctgttttttctcccatcaaaatccaccaagatatatttagaacttttttggactgtttttacttgtaaacagtgcttgatcagTGCATATTTTCTCCTGagtcagacaagatgactttttccagatggagaaagcaatattatggatagataATGGATAGAggaaaagtgttttaataatagatttgtttcttacaaacacgcagctttttacttcacaagacgttCATTACTGGggtggagtcatgtggattagagtgatgtttttatcagctgtttgtactcattctgacggcacccattcactgcagtggatccactgGTGAGAAGGTAATACtaaattactccaaatctgttccaatgaagaaacaaactcatcttgaatggcctgaggaggagtacattttcagaatttttttaatttttgggtgaactgttgaATTTGAAACTGGGTTGAGGGGTGGAAGTTTTGTGCGGTATACAAGGAGTGGCCGTCAATTTGAAACTGGGTTAAGGAATTTAAGTTCTGTACACAATACAAGCTAAATCAAGACacctgcttatttatttttttttttttttcacaccgcCTCTCTGTTGTCTGTAGGTGATAGCTGCTGAGGGAGAAATGAACGCATCACGGGCACTGAAGGAGGCATCTCTGGTGATCGCAGAGTCCCCTTCTGCTTTGCAGCTGCGCTACCTCCAGACCCTCAACACCATCGCAGCCGAGAAGAACTCCACCATCATTTTCCCTCTGCCCATTGACATGATGCAGTCCTTCATGAAGCACTGAACTAGGAGCCACATAAAGCAACCtacatgcacacatgcatacaGATGCATCCACGCAGAAATGAACAGACTGACATTATATAACATGCACTCATGTGAGTATAATGTACAGCCGCGTCcagaagtctgagaccacattgaatTCTGGTATTCCTTTTTGGAAAACTTAAATCTAAGaaacaatattctaattttaaataattcccTGCCCttgaacaaataaacaacaacaacaacaataaaaatcacattgttgccttttcaactttttttcatgCATGTTTATCATACCATAATTTGGACTTACTAATTGAGAGCTTTTTGGTTGATAGTTTATGGAACATCTCCTGGTCatatgagtgcatgtgtgtgtgtttcacattcTACTACAGGTCACCTAACATTGATTGTCAAATAGataattaaccatttaaaaaggAATATTTGGATAGTATCAGGTGTCAAAACATGGAACTGACAGCAGTGTTTATTGTGCCTACCAGTTTTTCTTGCTTTCTTAAACCTTTATTAATGTTGACTGTCAATATAAAAGCCTTAAGCCATATCCATTTCAAttactgaatttatatttatagctTTACATGATGTTGGTCGATTTTTAAAACCACAATGCATTTATTCATCCATTTCCTgtcacattaatattttattacttgaTTTATAAAttcttctgttttattattttatctaccAGACATTTACATACATGTAATGTGATATTTTACATCAGATTGCAGCTGAAAACAAATTAAGGCTATAGAGGTcaatgtttttgcttttaaagacTATTTGCTGCTTCAAATATCAGAGGATGGAATTACAGACTTgtcaaaaaatgtgtaattactgTCAGTGCTGCTTAGGACTGTTTAAGATTTCAACAACATttccaaatatttgtattttcatcATGTATCAGTCTATTACAGTTATACATCACAACATTTGTTGTTTTGTCCAACTCACTTTTATGTACATTGTAatacttttcaatttttttttgtgtgaatatcatatatttttgatGTGTGACTGTCCCATTCCCTTTAGTAAATCATAATGTGTAATCTAATCTTTCTCATGATGTATAAGTACATTTACCTCATTATTTTTCAGACTGCTATTAATATGATGCATAAATCAGTCTTTGAAGAACACTCTGGAAACCTTTCAGGGTTGTGGTTCTTTATTGTATAAGTAGGAAAACTGGcaaatggttgtttttttt
This window of the Cyprinus carpio isolate SPL01 chromosome A21, ASM1834038v1, whole genome shotgun sequence genome carries:
- the LOC109046367 gene encoding stomatin-like isoform X2, giving the protein MEDGRETAAMREQKRKDRQIALENTDSDIGLCGWILVLFSILLTLLTLPLSIWMCIKIVKEYERAIIFRLGRILRGGAKGPGLFFILPCTDSFINVDMRTITFDIPPQEVLTKDSVTVSVDGVVYYRVQNATLAVANITNADAATRLLAQTTLRNVLGTKNLAEILSDREEIAHSMQSTLDDATDDWGIKVERVEIKDVKLPLQLQRAMAAEAEATREARAKVIAAEGEMNASRALKEASLVIAESPSALQLRYLQTLNTIAAEKNSTIIFPLPIDMMQSFMKH
- the LOC109046367 gene encoding stomatin-like isoform X1, which encodes MEDGRETAAMREQKRKDRQIDRQSHTIDDTQALENTDSDIGLCGWILVLFSILLTLLTLPLSIWMCIKIVKEYERAIIFRLGRILRGGAKGPGLFFILPCTDSFINVDMRTITFDIPPQEVLTKDSVTVSVDGVVYYRVQNATLAVANITNADAATRLLAQTTLRNVLGTKNLAEILSDREEIAHSMQSTLDDATDDWGIKVERVEIKDVKLPLQLQRAMAAEAEATREARAKVIAAEGEMNASRALKEASLVIAESPSALQLRYLQTLNTIAAEKNSTIIFPLPIDMMQSFMKH